From Bubalus bubalis isolate 160015118507 breed Murrah chromosome 17, NDDB_SH_1, whole genome shotgun sequence:
GGGCTTCAGCGAGGCCCTGAAGCAGTGCAAGTACAACCACGGTGAGCGGCTGCTGCCCGACTGGCGCCAGGGTGGGAGGGGCGGGCCACTGCTCCCACTCCTTCCGGGTGCTCCCGCTATTCCCAGGTGCTCCTGCACTTCCTATGTGCTCCCGATTCTCCCTGGTGCTCCCGCTCCTCCTGGCTGCTCCTATGCCTCCCAGGTGCTCCCACTTCTCCCTGGTGCTCCTGTTCCTCCCGGCTGCTCCTGTACCTTTGGCCTGACCTCCTCCCTCTACAGGTCTGAGCTCCCTGCCCTAAGAGACCAGAGCAGATTGGGTGGCCAGCCCTGCACCCACCTGCACCCCCCTCCCACCGACAGCCGGACCATGACGTCAGATTGTACCCACCGAGCTGGGACCCAGAGTGAGGAGGGGGTCCCTCACCCCACAGATGACCTGGGATGAAAACGTGCAATTAAAAGCCTTTATTTTAGCCGAACCTGCTGTGTCCCCTCTTGTTGGACTGTCTGCGGGGGTCgggggggagggagatggaagtcCTACTGCGGGGTGGGGTGCCACCCCTTCAGCTGCTGTCCCCTGTGGGGAGGGCGATCTTGTCATCCTGCGTAATCCGACGGGCAGCGCAGACCGGATGGTGAGGCACTAACTGCTGACCTCAAGCCTCAAGGGCGTCCGACTCCGGCCAGCTGGAGACCCTGGAGGAGCGTGCCGCCTCCTCTCAAGGACCCCCGCCGCTCCACCCTTCTCGTCTCTGTGGGCCCCTCGGTGGCCTCACGGTCTGTCGGTGACCTTGCCCCTCTTGCTGATGCAATTTCCCCGTAATCGCAGATTCAGCAGGAGGAATGCTTCGGGCCTTTGCACCTGACTGCATGAGCAGAGGTCACGGCCAGCCCCCTTGGATTTCAGTCCAGCTCGGCCACTTGGCCGTGACGTGCCAGGTCACAGGGCCTGCCGGCACAGAGGAGCAGGCCCTTCAATGCCATCGCGCACTTGGAGCTGCTGCCTCCACTGAGTTCACTCAGTGTCTATGCACAGAGCACCCACTGTGTACCAGGCCCTATTCCACGTTCCCCAGTCACCGAGCCCCCAGGGCTGGTGGGGACCTGCCCTCGGGTACACTGTGTCCCGTCACGTGACTTTACGTGTGTCTCCGAGGGAGGCTGGCATTGCGGTCCACCTCTCAGCACAAACATCTGTCCCCTGGGAAGGGGGTCCCGTTTCTGGGTGCGAGCAGCCCCCTGGGGTCCGTGTCTCCTCCTTACCTGGCTCAAGGCCCCGGCTCCTGGGTCCTGGACAGCAGGGAGCCCACCCTTTGGGGCCGTGGAGGAGGGCCTTGCTCCTGGTGGCCACGCCGAGTGCCCAGGCGCTGCCTCCGGCCGTCGCCCTGAGGGAGCAGGCCCGACCACCAGCGTGGCTCCTCTGTGAGGCCCAGGAAACCCTGCCTGAGGGTGCGGGTGGGCAggtgcccccgcccccaggctctCCTGTGTGAGTGACACTCACCGGCCAGCTCTGGATGCCACCCATCAGGGTTCTCCAGGAGGCACTCATAGCGGGTggggtcccctccctccccctctgcgGAGGGAGGGAGTCTGATCACTGGCAGGCTGGTAGTCCGTACCCGCCCCCCCGACTCTGGATGTGTTTACTCCCCCCGCCTGGGCTCAGGACAGGGCGTTGGAGGGAAGGACAGGGCTGGGTCCTGGCCAGGCTGGGGGCTCTGCAGGGCATGGGTGCCCCTGTCTCTTCTTATATTCCAACGTCACTGCAGGGAGCGCAGATCTTGGACCCCACTTACTGATGATCTGCATCAGGACATAGGTCCCCCGTTCCTGCAGCGGGGGGCTGGCCACGGAGGGCGCCGTGGAaggcccctcctccagcccctcggCGAGGCTCACCAGGTGCCCATCCTCAGCCAGCAGGGCGACGCTCgctgggagggcagagagggaggcagggcagggctggtACGACCCCCGCTCGGGCGGGGGGGCCCTCAGCCAGTCCTCCAGCACCCTCGCTGCCCCCTCACCGTCAGGGGGCACCTGGCCCCTCTGCCTCAGGTGGGCAGTGAGGGTCCCGAGGCCACACCAGGTGTTCACCAGCTCCCAGCAGCTGGCTGTGGGAGAGGGGCGGAGGTGGGCGCATGGCACCCGCCTTCCCCCCAGACCAGGATGCTCTGCCTCCCTCCCGCCAATCTCCCCAGACATCTGAAGGACTCTTGCCTCCACCATGCAGCCCCGCCAAGCTCAGGTGCCCTGTCCCCCCCCTCCCCGAAGCTGCAGGACCCCTGACCAGCGAAGAGATGGGGCAGTTGGAACACACGCTCCCCCAGCAGCGGCACAGCAGCTGTGTGGCCCAGAGGAGCCCGCCTGCTTCGCCCAGGACCCAGCTTGGGGGCGGGGTTTCCCTCAAGCAACTCCCCATGGGTGTCATCCCATGGACACCCCCTTCCCCACACCACCTCCTCGTTCTCCCCCTCCAAGGCAGAGGGAACGTACCCCCACCTGTCTGCTAGGACAGGGGACCCTACTTACCTCCAAACATCACCGTGATAAACATGGCCGTGGTGGGGACAGACCCCTCCGACCCCCAACTTCTGACCTGGGGAAGGAGCTGGGGTGGAGCTCGACTGCAGGGTGGGACCCTGCGGGAGGTGTACGGGTAGAGGGGGTGATGGGTGGGTGGGCTCAAGCAGAGCTCCTTGCTCAGGCTAGGGGGTCCCTGCAGCTAGTCCAGGATCCTCAGCCTTCTCCCGCTCACTGGATCAGAGAAGACTGAGGTTCCCTCccctgcacccccccccccccagcttcCAAGCTGGTCTCCATGGCAGTGGGAGCTGCCAAGAGGTCTGAGCGGCCAGTATCCAGGTAACGGGGTTTGTGGAGGGTCCGGGCATTCCTGGTGCAGGGCTCTAGTGGGGGCTGGAGCCTCAGGCCCAGAGCTGTCCAGAGACCAGTGCCCTCCCACCGCCGCCGCCCACAAGGAGAGACAGAGCTCCCAGGCGGGGAGTGGGGGAGGTTCCTGGAGGGGGAGCATCCTCAACCTTGCAGGCCCCCTTCACAGGCGCACTCCCGGCCTCCCCGTCTTCTGTCCCCTGTTCTTGTTGAAGTATGATTGGTATACAGTTCACAGCCACCGTTTGGAGTGTTCTCCACACTAAGGATACAGAACATGTCCCTCGTCCTCCCCAAACTCCCAGCCAGGCTGTCACGAAGAGGGAGGCGGCCGACGGGGCAGGGCCTTGCACTCCCTGCGTGTGGGGTCCACCGGGGTCGTCACCGTGTTGGTGGCTCCTTCCTCTCATGCCAGGTGGGTCCCCCTGCCTGGAGGTGCCCGTGGATCTGCTCACTGCCTGCTCTTTGGGTTGTTTCCCGTGTGGGGTGATGAAGAAGGCCAGTACAGACACTCGCCAGCAGGTCTCTGGGTGAACAggtatttatttctccttcttgagGGCAGATCCTGGGAGTGGGGTGCCGGGCTGTCCGGGGAGAGTATGCTTCTGTTTCTAAGGAGCTGCCGGTGTTCTCAGCGTGCTGCACCGTGTCACGGCCCCTCTGTGCATCTGCTGGTGGCCAGGCCTCTAGACTCAGGAAACCTCCTTCTCAGCGGCCCTCCCCGCCGGGTGGTCAGGCCGTCTGTGCCCTTCTGGGGGCAGACCTCAGCGCCGGAGGTGGGAGGAGGCCCAGATCCCAGTGCAGCCCGCCAGCATCGCTCTGCTTCCCTCGGCATTCACAGCTGGAGAAAGGGCAAGGAGCGCTGGCCGCAGCCCCACCTGGAGGACGCCCTTCGACGGCAGCAGGTGCTCAGAGGTGGCCCCGGGGCAGCATTCCCCAGACTCACAGGCCAGTGCTTTCTCCCCAGGACGCCACTGTGTCTGGGGACCCGAGTCCTGCAGCACGGTCGGGAGCGGCTGTGGCCAGATTCCGGcctgcacccttggctccagccacCACCCCTGTTTGTCAAGGGGTTTTTGTCTTCCGAGCCGCCGAGGAGGGGGTCTTTTGTCTGCAGTGTCACGGAAGTGCCATAAAGAGGGGCCCACAGTGGGAGCTTTATAACATTGGTGCGGAGGGCTGTAACAGGTCAGGGAGGCACTTGAGGGAGCCTTCTAGGGCGATGGAGATGTTCTAAAATTTGGTCTGGGTACAGGCTAcagagatatatgtgtgtgtgtgtgtgtgtgtaaaacccTCGAGCCACACGTGTGAAGTCTGTGCACGTGACTGTACACATGAGACCTCGGTGGAAAGCAGCCACCTGCTCTGACTGCACCTGTGGATTTCCAGCTCCTGCCCTCAGGCGGCCCTGCGGCCCGCTGGCTGACGCCCGCCCGCCCCCgctgtggggggaggtgggggctgaTGATTTGCATGCCCTGTCGGTCCAGCGGCCTCCCTTGCGTGGAGGTCCCGAAGCACCTGGAGCACCGCCGGCAGAACAGCGGACTcccgcctgcctccctgcctccggCCATGGCCTGCCCGCCTCTGGCCCTCTTTCTGCTCGGGGCCCTCCTGGCAGGTGAGCCCTCCCAAGGCCTGGATCACCTGGGGGTGTGTAAGACAGCACGGGGCTCTAGAAGACCCCTGCAGGGAAGTAAATCGCAGTGGGCAGGGGGGACGGTTTTCAAAGGGGCCGTGAGGGGGAGAGGAgacctggcctcagtttccccactggtGAGTGGCCAGATAGCCAGGGTCCCTTTGGACTCTGACTCTGGGGGGCTCTCAGAGACCGGTCTCCTACTCAGTTTTTCAGAGGGGAAGCTGGTGTGGCCTCGTCACTGCCCCGCAGGGCCTCAGGGACAAGCTATCCCTGAGGAGGTCTCCAGCAGTCAGTGGCCGGAGGCTGAGCCGATGGATATAGTAACAGCCCAGGCGGCCTCTTGGGGGTGGTCAGCCTGTAGCCAGGTTTTGGACGAGCCGGAGTGACCTAAGTGATGGGGGTCTGCAGGGCAAGGGATGAGGGTGGGCAGCAGGAGGACCCAGAGCCCACCAGCCCACCCTCTGAATTCTGGACGCTTAGCTGCACGTGGCTCCTTGGGAAGACGGGGCTTAAGGGTCGCCCACTCTGTGGCCCACACAGTGCTGATTCCACAGCACCGGCTGTGAGCTTTGGGAGCAGATTCTCCCGGGGAGTCTGACCCAGGCTTagaggggcaggggctggagggaaggggCCCAGGCCAGACCTGAGTGTGTGTCTCTCAGCCTCCCAGCCAGCCCTGACCAAGCCAGAAGCACTGCTGGTCTTCCCAGGCCAAGTGGCCCAACTGTCCTGCACGATCAGCCCCCATTACGCCATCGTCGGGGACCTCGGCGTGTCCTGGTATCAGCAGCGAGCAGGCAGCGCCCCCCGCCTGCTCCTCTACTACCGCTCAGAGGAGCACCAACACCGGGCCCCCGGCATCCCGGACCGCTTCTCCGCAGCTGCGGATGCAGCCCACAACACCTGCATCCTGACCATCAGCCCTGTGCAGCCCGAAGATGACGCCGATTATTACTGCTTTGTGGGCAACTTATTCTAGGGGTGTGGGATGAGTGCCTTCCATCTGCCTGCCACTTCTACTCCTGACCTTGGGaccctctctctgagcctcagttttcctcctctgtgaaatgggttaATAACACTCACCATGTCAACAATAACTGCTCTGAGGGTCATGAGATCCCTGtggctgggggtgtgggggtaGGGATGGTCCTGGGGATTACTGCAGAAGAGGAAGCACCTGAGACCCTTGGCGTGGGGCCCAGcctccccaccagcccccagGGGCCCAGACTGGTGGCTCTTGTCTTCCTGTGACGGGAGGAGCTGGagtgagagaaaaaggaaccagCCTTTGCTGGTCCTGGCTCTGCATGGCTGGTTGGGTTCCAACACTCAACGAGGGGGCTGGACCGGGTCTTCGGGAGCCCCTGCCTGCTCCTGGGTGGGGCAAGGG
This genomic window contains:
- the VPREB3 gene encoding pre-B lymphocyte protein 3; this encodes MICMPCRSSGLPCVEVPKHLEHRRQNSGLPPASLPPAMACPPLALFLLGALLAASQPALTKPEALLVFPGQVAQLSCTISPHYAIVGDLGVSWYQQRAGSAPRLLLYYRSEEHQHRAPGIPDRFSAAADAAHNTCILTISPVQPEDDADYYCFVGNLF
- the C17H22orf15 gene encoding uncharacterized protein C22orf15 homolog is translated as MFITVMFGAAVPLLGERVFQLPHLFAASCWELVNTWCGLGTLTAHLRQRGQVPPDASVALLAEDGHLVSLAEGLEEGPSTAPSVASPPLQERGTYVLMQIIKGEGGDPTRYECLLENPDGWHPELAGRVSWASQRSHAGGRACSLRATAGGSAWALGVATRSKALLHGPKGPCDLARHGQVAELD